The DNA window ACAAATAGAGGCACATCCGGACGGATCTCTGTAAAGAAATAACCTGTCTGATATGATAAAGATTCAGCTTTCACGTCAAGTTAACATGCAATCTCAATGTGTGTTCCAAGAGAAGGGGCTCCTTTTCAGATACAAACTcaacttccagaaaatgatCACGAACATCTTCAACATTTCGTACAGTGTTTCcactataatataatactacATCATAGTCTCTAAGTCCTCTcctcttgaaacctcggcattgggAAGTGTTGAATTGAAAACTATTATACATCATTACAGCCTTACACTTACTGACAAGAACGTAAGTGAGAGGGTTAAAGGGAGACGAAAACGACCGTAATATatagaaattaggaaaaacaaATCCGTAACAAGTAAGGGCAATTTttacattcactttttttcgtgtttatcATAACTTTAACGTTAATTAAAGACATTACCCCACCAAGCTgtagtggtacggatttccggtggagtattcgtatacggaatcgtagattattgagagaaggatgatcccgtccatttcttcctaattgccgtagaaaaattgccttgtgcatgcgcgcatcttccgggccccgttttttatggaaataaggaaaaaatggacggaatcacacccctctcaaTGATCTAcgttcccgtatacgaatactccacttgaaatccgcatcacctcagattcgtggtatgctgcttttaaacaaTGTGAGAAGAAATAGCTGCAGGTAATTACAACCACGTGCCTCATTACAGCGAGTAGTAGCGGGCAAATACACTAGACACATGCCTCTGAGGTTTTCGAagcgcgaagaaaaaagtacaggATGAACAATCGATTTTTGAGCAACGCTTTAACTAAATACTTACCTATATTCTTCATCAGTATTCGAGATACGAATGTCGGATCTGCCATTTAGAGCAGCAAATATTTCTGATCCGGTATCCGTCGCTATTGAAATCGTTCCATAACCGTGGTCGACAATGTGTTCACCTGATATTTTCACGATCACTGATTATAAAGGAATGAACGTTAGGGACGATGAACTCCAAGTAAAATACAGCATTTCGCATAGTAGTATTACGCATTGCTAGAGAAAAGGATCAGTCATGTCTCAGTGACAAATCTCTTCATATACCTCAACACCAACTTTAATTACATGAAGTTCGAGCAAGGTGTAATTTTTCGCCTCAAAACCTGGATACTTCAAActggaaacaaagaaagagtGTACATTCAGAATGTAAAGTAGTTAAAAAGCACATGCACTATCTATGATCGATACCGGCATAATCGAAGTTATTAAAAATACTCACCGATAAGATTCAAATATCCGGGACAGATCACATGTACGGTAGGTGAATGACCGTAGACGTCGAAAAACATGTCGGGATTCATTTTCTGCTTTCATCTAAAgctgaaatttgagaaaacatTCAACTTCATGAGCATGTGAGCATGGCTGTTCAGTGACAAATCGAAAGGACATGCAAAACACATGACTGGAGACAACAATTTCTCGATCAGATATCAGGCGAATAAAGTGCAAAAGCAGCGAACCTGTCGAGAACGTGACCTGCACCAACCACTAAATCTCAATGGATCTGAAGAATTTCCACATTCCTGAATGAATCGACACATTACGGAAATTTTGTAAGCGTAAGAAAGAAATACGACAATGATACACCCATTATTTCAAGGTACAAGCAACACTTGACTGAACACTTTATCTATCGATCTTTGcccatcgaaaaaaaaagattgtaaaAGTTATTTAGTTACGATACGCTACCAAATGGAAGATCTGTAGTCGCAACAGAAAACTTCGAACTTTTGCAAACGAACAGAAACGAAAATACTGTGTGGTTGTTATGCAGCTAGTAAGAGCAGATCCATTGAACATCGGTACAAGTGGTTGGCGGCACGACGTCGCGCGCGACGAATGTTCTAAAAGTTGTTTCCAGAAGTTCTCCCACTCTGATCTCTTCTTCCGATAGTAAAAAGTATAACTCCCTCTAAGTGAACATTCCTAAAGATTGCTGGAAAAAGGACATAGTCGGTGGCAAAAATATCCATCCGGACAAGCGCATCTTCAAATAGCCGGGATAGCCTTCGAGGACAGCACAGAGGAAGGTGCTCGCGCATATTAAGTAATGTAAGATCGTGCGCGAATGAAGACGCGTCGCGTTCGCTCGAGTGAACACATACTGTGTCTACTATATCTATACCTTCCGCCAATGTTTGAATGAATCAAACGGATTCCAAGCGTATTTCAGCGCGAACACTATTGTGTACATGTACGAAGTGAGAATGACCCATATATGTTTTGCgaataattttcgaaaatattttcagaagTTCCATCGTATAATAAGTTGAAACCACAACGAGAAACAAGTAGCAAtctaaaaatgaaggaatctttctaaaaaaaatccgtttgggatgcgccaacgctttcacttcaattcagaatagtttgaagTTCAGGGACGTGTGTTTATTTTATGCAGTGATTTGCGGAAGCTGgccaatgtatcaagtcagtgttcttttAAGTTCTACGGCATGGTACTAATCTACCGACTTCTGTAGCGATGAAAGACCTGGTTGGCTCTAGaccggtttcgaaccatcgatcgatcgtccaGCCGCAGCAGAATTTCTTACCAACCACGCCACTTCCGCAAAATATAGATTGTTTTAGGAGAATGACACAACAGAGTTCAAATGTCCTTTAGATGGCGGTGTATGGATCATTAGACCTCCTCGCAGCTTTCGTTTTGAAGTTGCCTTCGAGAACAACCGAAAAAAGAGGCGAAATATTCATTGGCACGAAGCCACAACACTGACCAAGTTCTATGCCCAGAAATCTATTGTGGACTACACAGTGCATGTTCAGATTTCACAGATGAATCTGACAAAAGGtgaatgttttgaaatttttcgaaacagtTGCTTCTAACAATTGTTCATCTATTTTGGTTTgggtcagttgtttttttttcttgataatgTGGTTTCACTCTTTTATTGCATAGTTACGAATGGAACAAATTAAGTGTTGGCAGTGTTCACTGGTCACGACGACCGATTTTGACAGATTTCTAACTTTTGTGCCTAAGCCAGCGGTCGCGATCGAGGTTGGACCTCGTTGGCTCTACTCATATCTGCAGTCCGAGACTGCACTTGGTCTAGCGACGGTCCCAGCTTGATCGCGACCGCtggcttcaccgcaccgcctcggcAGCCCGCAGAATCCTACCAACGCTGGGAGATCACACGTGAGCGTCCGAGGATCTTCGTCGGCGCTAAAGGCGAGTAGTGCACCTTTTACTGCCAACTTTTGGATAGTTGAATAGAATAACATATAGATCTCCATCAGTAACTCTTGTCCGTTCTCGGTTACGGCATATGAAACTcactgcagttgcgtaagcagctgcgctctaGGCGGCGTGGTCGGTTGGGTTCGGGTGGGACTATCGCAGCTTCACTCGGAAACCAGCGATGAGTTGCGCAGCGAGATCCTCGCCTCCCCTTCCCCACTTTTTTGTCCAAAcagcgtcgcttcgagcgcatctgCACTTTACCGAGGCTAGTTGAACTCTGTGGGCTGTATTTTAACGGACCAACTGTATTCTTCAAACACGCCTCCATAGTTTTCCGAATCCGATCAGAATTTTCTAGACTACAAAACCCTATTCCTTGTCCAACACACGTGCGTGAttacagtattttttattgttgaggAATGAAAATCACAGAGCCCAAGATTTGCCTCAGAGGAAGACTCACAAGCGGATTTCTAACGTAACcttgacatttttttaacTGATCCATCTctttaatggtttttttataTAAGTGAGTACCAGCTACATTCAGGTGAGAAAACTAAAGGAAACTGGTTGAATAACTCAGAGATCTTTATCATTTCGAACGAAGTCTTCCAAGAATTAAATGTGAATAAAGCATTTCAGTCATAAGAAAAGTAGTATCAGCCGAGGAATCATGATAACAACATCCTTTACATTTTGACTTACACTAGTTGATGttagaaacaaaatgttgaactCTAAACATAACGCACGTACGTACTACGTACGCAAGTCCTGCACATTGTTACTGATCGACTGATTTCATTCGACTGTCTGTCGCCTTGTTTTGCTCTTGCACTTCGCCCCATGCGCTCTTCATCATATTGACAGTTTCCAGATCATCTGCTTCTCTTCTGTCTGAACCTTTTGTGACAGTAATCTAagtcaaaaatcgaaaaagcaagaaaacagCAGGAAAACCAGCACTGTTGAGGTAAACGATGTGTATAttccggtcaaaacgacatgaagcacggacagttgcgtgagcggttgcgctcgaagcgttgcggtggagacagcggttggggTCGAAGTAGGtacatcgcgaactgcaggaAATGAAATAGTGTCAGGAAGGGTCCTCTCtaaatcctaaccgctacgtgcTAAGTGgtaccgcttcgagagcagcccTTTATGTATAGTCGGactaaaacgaaatgaaacacgctgcagttgcgtaagcggtagagctggaagcggtgcggtggagtgtagcggtaAGAATCGAGTTGCGACCGCGGATTATAGCGAGGAACGGTGCCGACAAGGATCCCCTGGATTCTAACCGCAACGCTCCGTAgaaccgcttcgagcgcaaccgcttacgtaacaGGAACGCGCTTGGTGTCGTTGTGTTGACCTTACTATAAACTTATTTTGTAGTCATGTACACAAACCTGCATCAGACCCTTCCGCAGGTGTTCCCCCAGCTTCGGGTGTAGTCCTCATACCAACCACCGGAGCCTTATCGGTCTCTTTGGACttatttttcgcttctttcCGACCGCTCTTTTTCTCCCTCTTCTCCCTCTTCTCCTTTATCTCCTTTACttccgcttttttcttctcttcaacgGGGAATGTGGATGGATCGTCTGGATTGTAATTGAGTGGAGAACGTGGcttaaaaagaaagacaaattCATCAAGACATCCAGTTTATTTGTTCGATAAAGTTTGCTCACCCTTATCCTCACTCTCCGATAACAAAAAATTGTCGCAATTGTTGCTGCTATTATTGAACCGTAGGGGTCAGTCATTTAGTGATATAGTGTGAGAGTCAGAATTTGACGCTTTTCCTTAAACGTTGTAGATAAAACAACAAGTGTAATGGCTATACAAGTGTACTCGATGTCGAAACGGTTAATTCCGATGGGAACGACGCGATCTTTGCAGCAATGCATAATTTCTAGGGTAAGGTGGGGGACTGGGAACCGCGCTCTTATTGAACTGTACTCGATCTACACTTATGGGGGAAAAAAGTCCGTGGAGCGCAAAAACCGTGGAGAGTCACGAATTAAGGATTATGGAGCAGCCATTTCCAAGGctagttgtttgttttgttgaaagtACCAAATGGTATACGCTAGCCATTCACTTCTGGTAAGGTTCTTTGGAAGGTTTGGTGAAGTTAAAGCAGTAGTAGTTCCAACTTTATCTCCTTCTCTCCCTTAGTAGTCGATCATTTAAgattaatgcttaggttttagggcctCGACTGACGGACTGACAATTCAATTCCAGTGATGAATTGTTGGCTGATGTACTACAGccttctcacttttttctcgaatggTCAAATGGTAAAGATATTTGACTGTTAACTGGTCTTTGCGCTCCATTGACGTTTTTTGTGCTCTAAATGCTGGTCGAGTCCCGTCCATTAAGAGCGCGGGTGAGTAGCCtcctccacaaatctgacggtGGTTTCAAACGTAGTACTGTGAACGGCGGCAAAGGGTGTTTGATTGAATGGACTGAAGACAGAagaaatatagtcgggtcaaaacgaatcTGAAaatcagtgcagttgcgtatgcggccGCGCCCCGTGTGGTTGGGACTGTGGTTGGGATCGACGAGGGGACTCCCACTAACACGTCTTTGCAGCTAGCCATGGTCCACTTCGATGCGAACCGCTAGTTCCATTGCGGAGATTGCAGAGGagcaactgcaccgaggtTCAATCCGTTTTGAACCACTACATATGTTAGTTAGAGAAATTACGAGCGTTACAGTAGCGGGCTGAGGTCAGCCGAATAAGAACGTCGACTATAAATCTAGAAGTTTTCGTATTCATTCGATTTGTGTGCTCAGATTCCCTGAAACACGTTTCACGGGCACTGACCTGCAGAGGTTAGCTATTCTTCTatcttaaacgcatcacccagcgaatctgaggtaatgcagatttcaagtagagtattcgaatacgggatagtagattacggagaggagtgtggttccgtccatttcttcctaattcccgtaaaaaacgacccggaagatgcggcgcgtgcactagcctggcgcgctccagtcgaactccttgtagaaaatagtgcgccagaacgcccgaagccgtatcttccaggccgttttaccgcaattaggaggaaatggacggaatcattctcctcctcataatctataatcccgtatacgaatattcgaccggaaatccataccactccggattcgtgggatgatgcctttaagatcttATTTAGATCTGTAATATTATAAGAATCTCCTACCTGAACGCTAAGTAGCTACCGCATTCGCTGAGAAACTAACAAGAATGGAAGGGAAGAGGAGGAATGTAGTAAATATAGTTTTCTCAGGGAAGGGATGATAACTTATTTGATTCAGTTCCCGTAAAATCTAGCAGATTGATTACAGTATCGAGTGCGGTTGTATATGATCCCAATCTTGACATTTATTGTTCTGTGGTAGAACCACTGTGACATGGTATGCAGTAGAGTCAagacgacataaagcacgttgccgttgcgtaagtggttgcgctcggagcagttcggtggagcgtagcggttaggatccaaTGAGGACCAgagctaccaccgttcattgcagCAGTTCCCAActgtcccacctcgatcccaaccgctatcttCATCGCACCGGTttgaacgcaaccgcttacgcaactgcatcgtgcttcatgtcgttttgatccgactatacatgCGCCGATCCATCAATACGATCAGCTGGGAATGGGCTCCGTGAACAACAAAATATAACTGAGAGCCGCTATGCGAAACTAAccaagggaaaaatattaattttgaaCCGCGGTTAACGTGAATGTGGACTAGAgcaggtgtggcgcagtcgctTAAAGGTTCGCCgtggccgcacggtcgatggttggAAACCGCTCTAGAGCCAAACAGGACTtccatccttccggggtcgagaaattggtaccagattttcTTGTCTgcgagaataaaaacattgacttggcGCATTGGCTAGCttctgcaagtcattgttttggGGCCAgttatatagtcgggtcaatacgacatgaaacacgagtgtagttgatgtgcatttgcgtacgcgctcgaaacggcgctgtggaggcagaagttggaaccgaggtgggcccgtcgccgACTGCAGCGATTGGTGGTGCCATCAAGGATTTtgccacgctcctagccactacgttccaccgaagcgcctcgaaagaagccgcgtacgcaattgcgcacgtgtttcatgtcgttttgactctactatacgttcgtaaacctcaaacggttctgaatttaAGTGAACGCGTTGCTGCACCTCaggcggactgattaacgccaaacgctttatcctttgtcctaTAAATATAGGGGAATGCTAAACTGAGACATTTCAGTTATCAACTTGTCGTAAGATGAGTCAGTAATGTAAAAATTCGTGCAGCCTAGAATGAAAGGGATAAAGAGCCCTATTTCTTGGCAAAGCTCGATTCGAAACACACCTACTTCTTGTTTTCGGATCTATTGTCGAACGATTCGTATGAGATTCATCCGACAAGCTTTGAAGACACCAATTGTGACAATAGTCAAGATTTTTCGCGCTTAGCTGGCTCTCCTCGTCtcttagttgaaaaaaatgaatagctCGGTTGTTCAATCTCGATGtgtcctttatttcttttgtcatATCCGCTTGATAggaattttatcattttgttttctttggagTTAGCTGAGAATATCtcacactttgaaaaaaaaagtactttgtTTTCCAATAATCCCTCATCAGCAATGTAACATtagccttttttttaattaaaagaaaagagtgcATCTCTAGCAGTAGATACAGTCAGGTTAAAAAGCACAGtgccgttgcgtaagcggctgcgctcaaggagacggtggagctagcggttgggatcatTGAGGGACCCTGGAGTTCCCTAGCAATTGGAATAGACATGggaccatccatcgctgcagctcgcgatggtcccatgtcgattccaaccgctacgcgccaccgcaccgcttcgggcacaagcgcttacgcaactgcgccgagctggatgtcattttgacccgactgtacctGAGCGCTATTTGTCTAGAGGAGATCAGAGTTACGGTAGCCCGCACTTTTGCGCACAAAATTGGATGTTACAAAATGTACAAAGGTTCAAATCAACCCTGACCAACCTTCCCTTGAGGGTTCATACCTCCAGCACTCGTTGTTAGCATGCAAGAAAAGCACTAGAGAATTTTAGGAAAGAACtggaaacatttttatttttattttatctcagCATTACCATATTGGAGCGCAATTACAGTTTGTTATTAGCGGCACCAAGATCAGGAGGTGGTTGCACTTGCACGGCACCCCATGCGCTGCGCATATCGTTCACAGTCTCCATATCGTTCGCTTCTCGAAGAAGtgctagaaaataaaataaatagctcCATTTGATAAATAAAGACTGACTTTGGCATTCGCCATACTTTGCTCTCATTTTCCATGACCATGACGACGACCTCGGAGAATCTTCCCGTCATACAAGATCCATATTGAAGAATGGAATCGTCACGTCACCACCAAGTCGTAGTCAACGATAGCAGAGTGTAGCGGAAACCTTAGCCTTCCAGTAAGGAATCACTTACTTTTAGGCGGGTTCATCATCGAATTTGCAGCTATAGGAGGACTTGGCGGTTTCTTTCCTTTACTACCTTTCTTCTCCCTGCTTTCCTTGCTTTTCTTTGCCTTTCCATCATCACTTCGTTGTGAAGGTGGGAACGTTGACGGATCA is part of the Necator americanus strain Aroian chromosome V, whole genome shotgun sequence genome and encodes:
- a CDS encoding hypothetical protein (NECATOR_CHRV.G20572.T1) yields the protein MTDPYGSIIAATIATIFCYRRVRIRPRSPLNYNPDDPSTFPVEEKKKAEVKEIKEKREKREKKSGRKEAKNKSKETDKAPVVGMRTTPEAGGTPAEGSDADRREADDLETVNMMKSAWGEVQEQNKATDSRMKSVDQ
- a CDS encoding hypothetical protein (NECATOR_CHRV.G20573.T1); translation: MVPLVHHIILHVYSLMILVVLTVTCGGQPEKLPISPLKYDPDDPSTFPPSQRSDDGKAKKSKESREKKGSKGKKPPSPPIAANSMMNPPKTLLREANDMETVNDMRSAWGAVQVQPPPDLGAANNKLSFLKFSSAFLAC